TATGTAGGCCCGCCAAAGCACTAATAGCATCATCATAACGGTATGCCAAGCCCAGTGCTAAAGTTTCCTTTATCAAGAAATTACCCGATACATCTACCGTTATAGGAGCGCCAGCCACATGCTTTGTTAAAATAGCCGGTTTAAATTTTAAGTTATCAGAAAGTTCCATAACGTAACCTGCCATTAGGTAATATTGGCTTTTTCTATCTGTTACTTCTAGTTCATTATCATTGTAGATTTGAGAATTCAAAAAATTGTGAGTAGAAACACCTATGTACCAATTGCTGCTATGAAAGTATGCACCGGCTCCAAAAACGGGGCGCAATTTATTTACATTTTCAGCAAAAATAGGGTCCTGACTATCTTGGTACGTTCCTTTGGACCAATCTACTTTAAGGACATCAACACCAGCATTGATTCCCAATGATAATTTGGTGAAATACCCTGTTGGTATCTCATACGAAAAAGTACCGTTTATATCAAGGTCGTTTGCAGCACCAATGTTATCATTAATGACCGTTAACCCTACCCCAACTCTTTCTCGCAATCTTCCTTGTACTGAAAGTGATTGTGTCTCCGGAGCTCCATCTATACCAACCCATTGCGAACGATGCAAAAGGGTTGCCTCTAAAATTCCTCTAGAGGAATAGCCCGAGTTTAATACCGCTGTATTATACATATATTGTGTGTATTGCGGCGCTTGTTGACCATATACTCTGCTCATATTAAATGTGAGATAGCAGAGCATAACTATCTTTATAGTAGTATAAACTGATTTCATGATAAGTAAAGGTTTGGTGTGAATAGTTTAAAGAACAACTTGTTATCTGGCCAATTGTAACCAGCCCACTAGGTTTCTTTCTAATTCAGGTATCTTAATAGCGTAGTAGTAAGTTCCTGATGGCAAATGGTCTCCACTGCTTAAAACTCCGTTTACATTTGCTAGACCGTTCCAAGTATTACGATAGTCCGCTGTTTTATAGACAAGGTTTCCATTACGATTATAGATTTCTACTGTGTTAGAATAATCTTCTATACACTGTACGGTAAAGAAGTCGTTAAAACCGTCATTATTAGGCGAGAATTCATTGAATACTTTTAGACAGAATTCCTCTCCTAAAACCATTCCGCAAGTACCTACCTCTACATCTAAAGTGAGCATCTTACTTGGGCTGCATATAGAATCATCTGTATATGAAACACTAATTTGAGTATCAATTAACTCCGTCCAACGAACGGTTACCATGTTATCTGTAGAAGTTCCTCCTTCTGTAATAGTACCACCTACTATTGTCCAAACATAATCTTCTTTATCAGCATTGGTTTCATATGTATATGAACGCCCTCGGCATACTTCTTCAGATTCACCAATTATAGTAATAGGAGAAATACCATCAGCAAATATATTTGTCATAATTCTTAACCGTTCACTACTTTCACAACCGTTTTCGACTGCGGCAACATAGTACCAACGACCATCTTCTACGGGTGTAGAAGGGTCAATTACATTTCCACGTAAACGACTATCGTAAAACACAACATTGGTTTGATCAACCTGAATATCCCCAACTGTAGGACCATCACTTTCACAAAAAACTTGACTTCTAGAATTTGTAGTTGGCATTGGAATATCATTAACCTGTACGGTTATCTGTACTCTAGCCAATACAGATGCCGGTATACCTACAATTCCTGCAAAATAAACCTCGCCATCAACCAAAGGAGTATTAGCATCTAATTGTAAACCTGCCGTGAGGTCATTAAAAAGTGCAATATCATTTAGACCCACTTCTAAATCTGCAACAGTAGCAAAGTCAGAGGCACAAAAAACTTGAAAAATATCATCTATAATTAAGTCTGGTAAATCTACTAGTATCTCGTCAGACACAGAACACAAAGTACCTTGTACAAAAGCTTCGATCGTATTATCTATATCTGAAACTAAATCTATAGCGTTTACTGGAATACTAAAAGATGAATCTGCCGCTACGACACCGTCAAAAACTTTTCCGTTTATATTTAAAGATATGGGCTCACCAACCATAGCATCACCAGAAACAGTTCCGGTTACGTTTATCATATCGTTTCCACTAAAAATATCAATGAGGCCATCTAAGCTAATCATTGGGTTAGAATCAATAGATACGGTTTTTTCAAAATCAACCACATTAACCTCAACCGATTGTAAATCGCCAGGAGCATTCTCGCAACCGGCTAAATCATCTTCTACCGATACAAAATAAGTATATGGGCCGCCAGCTTCAGTAAGACCTGTTACGGTCATCACTCCATTAGAGTCTATTTCATAGGTAGCACCTCCAGAAACCATTCCGTCTGTGATTTCATTGGTTTTATTTGCATCAAAATACCATGAAAACGTACCATCTACAGAACTCGTTGGAACAAGCACCACATTATCTGAAGAACAAATAGGGTTCTCATTTCCTAAAACAGTTATATCGTCTGCAGTTGGTATAGGTTCTACATTTATTAAAACCTCTGTTCTAGGAGATTCATTAAGACAACCAATTTCTGCAGCTGCCACGTAATACGTAGTATCTGAATTCAACACAGGCGTAACAAAAGCTTCACCTGAATCTAAGGTTGCCAATAGGTTTCCATCTTCTTCGGCATCGTACCATCTTAACTCAACATTAGTATCGTTTTCAACTTCTGCAACTACGCTAGTACTTGACCCCTCACAAATATTCAAATCGTCTGCTGTAGAAGTTACTACTGGACTCGCAGGAGCTCTGAATACATCAAAAATCTTAAGTTCCTGGTCAATACCCACACCAAGTAAAGATGATAAACGAACAGTTACTTGATCAATAGGAGTTGAGGGGTTTAAAGCCACAATAGCCGATTGACCACTTTGTAGTAGCCCTAATACATCTAAATCTAGTAGGCTTGATAAATTCTCTGAAAATACCGAAGCATCTGCTCTATTTTTACCGACTACTTCAATTGAATTAGCAATACCCAACTGAAGTAAGGAAGGATCCATAGCCATTTTTATATAGTAATTATCGCTAGCATCTTCCGGGCTATCAAAATAAAAAGTCTGCTCAATACCAGCCAATACATCAACAAGCCCTAGGCTTAATTCAGAAAAAGTATCTTCGTCACCATCTATGGCTAATTCGGGATTGGTAACTCCGGCTCCGCCTAAACCTAAAAGATCTAGTGATAGACCATCTCCGCTAAAGGAAGTATAATTGGGTGCACCACATGTAGTATCTCCATCTCCGTAATAAGCTCCATAAACATCTAAGTCACGCTCTTGACCCAACCCTATTAAAGAACCAACACTATTGGTTAAACGAACTCTATCGTAAGGGCTAGATGGGGTTAAAGCAAGAAAATAATCTCCATTCTTATCTGTTACAACACGGGCTTCATCTGTTGAAAATGCATTAACAAGCCCTGAACCGGTTTGAAGAACACTATCGTCAATATTAAGGGCTTCAGCAGAAAATTCTTGATTACCAATAAGCAGCGTTCCAACAATATCAGAAAGTAAACCTCCCAGATTACCTCCCAATAAACTAGATAGTATATCATCTTCAGTAGCAATTTTTATAAAACTGGTTGTATTTGCCGGTAGCGTAGTTGGGTAGACAAGTTCTAGATGACCTGTATAAGCACCAATACCCAAGAGAACTCCAGAACCTGAACGGACAATTGCATGGGTTGATAAATCAGAATCAATAGCATTATTTGACTGATCGACCGCGCTTTGGCTTGAAACAGCATCTGCGTAAACCCTTTCCTGCGCGTAAGAGATAACGCTAAGAAATAATAACAAACATAAAAGGTTTTGCTTTAGGGTAGTTTTACGTATCATAGGCAAAATATTGTAGGTTAAGTCTTATAAAAAACAATATTGCACTTAAAATTATTGCCTATGCTAGTATATACCATCGATGAAATGCTCACTTTTTCGATTAAAAGCACACTTATCGACGAGTTGTTCCTTAAAAAAGCAACTCATCGATGCAAAAACAAGACAAAAATACTGACAAGCAGCATCTTACACACTTATATATTCTTAAGTTTTTACAGTGTAGGTGGTATACTACAAAAAAAGACCCTTACTTCTTTTCGAAATAGGGGTCTTTTTATTTGTTTTTAACTCAAGCTAAGTTCTGCCCTCTTCTCTTATCCTATTGAAAGAACAATTGAGTAAAATAAAGAACACCGTTCTCATCTGCAGTAACACTAACCGCTGTATACTTAAAATTACCTTCCATCACTTTTTTGTGGGTTGGGCTATTTTTCCAAGCTTCAAGAATATCATCGGCATTTGTGAAATCCATACCCAAGTTTTCGGAAACGAAATCGGCATTAGCATCTATGGATAAGTCAGAAGCTCTTTTATCAAAATTATCATGGCTGATTACTCCTTCAGAAATCATATACTCGTTATGTGCATTTGCATAACCG
This genomic interval from Zobellia roscoffensis contains the following:
- a CDS encoding CAP domain-containing protein — protein: MLRFNILLLIALATLMTSCSTSTTEEDELYKAVATTTEEVEISSIEQEVIDVVNEYRVSVGLNAVAFNGVAYGYANAHNEYMISEGVISHDNFDKRASDLSIDANADFVSENLGMDFTNADDILEAWKNSPTHKKVMEGNFKYTAVSVTADENGVLYFTQLFFQ
- a CDS encoding PorP/SprF family type IX secretion system membrane protein, which codes for MKSVYTTIKIVMLCYLTFNMSRVYGQQAPQYTQYMYNTAVLNSGYSSRGILEATLLHRSQWVGIDGAPETQSLSVQGRLRERVGVGLTVINDNIGAANDLDINGTFSYEIPTGYFTKLSLGINAGVDVLKVDWSKGTYQDSQDPIFAENVNKLRPVFGAGAYFHSSNWYIGVSTHNFLNSQIYNDNELEVTDRKSQYYLMAGYVMELSDNLKFKPAILTKHVAGAPITVDVSGNFLIKETLALGLAYRYDDAISALAGLHISKSFFLGYSYDYSVTGLQSYNDGSHEIILKYNLFDAAKRALSPRFF
- a CDS encoding Ig-like domain-containing protein — encoded protein: MIRKTTLKQNLLCLLLFLSVISYAQERVYADAVSSQSAVDQSNNAIDSDLSTHAIVRSGSGVLLGIGAYTGHLELVYPTTLPANTTSFIKIATEDDILSSLLGGNLGGLLSDIVGTLLIGNQEFSAEALNIDDSVLQTGSGLVNAFSTDEARVVTDKNGDYFLALTPSSPYDRVRLTNSVGSLIGLGQERDLDVYGAYYGDGDTTCGAPNYTSFSGDGLSLDLLGLGGAGVTNPELAIDGDEDTFSELSLGLVDVLAGIEQTFYFDSPEDASDNYYIKMAMDPSLLQLGIANSIEVVGKNRADASVFSENLSSLLDLDVLGLLQSGQSAIVALNPSTPIDQVTVRLSSLLGVGIDQELKIFDVFRAPASPVVTSTADDLNICEGSSTSVVAEVENDTNVELRWYDAEEDGNLLATLDSGEAFVTPVLNSDTTYYVAAAEIGCLNESPRTEVLINVEPIPTADDITVLGNENPICSSDNVVLVPTSSVDGTFSWYFDANKTNEITDGMVSGGATYEIDSNGVMTVTGLTEAGGPYTYFVSVEDDLAGCENAPGDLQSVEVNVVDFEKTVSIDSNPMISLDGLIDIFSGNDMINVTGTVSGDAMVGEPISLNINGKVFDGVVAADSSFSIPVNAIDLVSDIDNTIEAFVQGTLCSVSDEILVDLPDLIIDDIFQVFCASDFATVADLEVGLNDIALFNDLTAGLQLDANTPLVDGEVYFAGIVGIPASVLARVQITVQVNDIPMPTTNSRSQVFCESDGPTVGDIQVDQTNVVFYDSRLRGNVIDPSTPVEDGRWYYVAAVENGCESSERLRIMTNIFADGISPITIIGESEEVCRGRSYTYETNADKEDYVWTIVGGTITEGGTSTDNMVTVRWTELIDTQISVSYTDDSICSPSKMLTLDVEVGTCGMVLGEEFCLKVFNEFSPNNDGFNDFFTVQCIEDYSNTVEIYNRNGNLVYKTADYRNTWNGLANVNGVLSSGDHLPSGTYYYAIKIPELERNLVGWLQLAR